A DNA window from Theobroma cacao cultivar B97-61/B2 chromosome 5, Criollo_cocoa_genome_V2, whole genome shotgun sequence contains the following coding sequences:
- the LOC18599685 gene encoding RING-H2 finger protein ATL52 — MSSSASTPNPWTPYDTYKDCSQGLCSIYCPQWCYLIFPPPPPFSINDDDDNSGTDFSPLIIAVIGILASVFILVSYYTIISKYCRRRRQDHTRLQLNESRDELNHDGWQAASEGLDEGLIKSITVCKYKKGDGLIEGTDCSVCLSEFQEDESLRVLPKCNHAFHVPCIDTWLKSHSSCPLCRANIASTNSLPNQLAAVAAAAAAATIQEAPRNVSTLSAFEYQQRNDAISVIQDLEMGVREEAVITLVVSDDVGDMGNAKESSSMIGIGQDGNGIQPLRRSVSMSSSLCQGQVFSVADILRISEEDEDLQMECHFQSSLGIGSSKQFDGEYCKSNCRNGVLNLVRSPLAMKRSISTGRFMFSRYEKDRNSILPN, encoded by the coding sequence ATGAGTTCTTCAGCTAGCACCCCAAATCCTTGGACACCCTATGATACTTATAAAGATTGTTCACAAGGACTTTGTAGCATATATTGTCCACAATGGTGTTATCTCATTTTCCCACCTCCTCCTCCTTTTAGCattaatgatgatgatgataattCTGGAACTGATTTCTCACCTCTGATTATAGCAGTTATTGGCATCCTGGCAAGTGTATTTATCTTGGTAAGTTACTATACTATCATCTCCAAGTATTGTAGACGGCGTAGGCAGGATCATACAAGGTTACAGTTGAATGAAAGCAGGGATGAATTGAATCATGATGGATGGCAAGCTGCTTCAGAAGGGTTAGATGAAGGTCTGATAAAGTCTATAACAGTTTGTAAGTATAAGAAAGGTGACGGTTTGATTGAAGGAACAGATTGTTCGGTTTGTTTAAGCGAGTTTCAAGAAGATGAGAGTTTGAGAGTGTTGCCAAAGTGTAACCATGCTTTTCATGTCCCTTGTATTGATACTTGGTTAAAGTCGCACTCTAGTTGTCCCCTTTGCCGTGCCAATATTGCATCCACCAATTCTTTGCCTAACCAACTGGCGGCGGTGGCGGCGGCGGCGGCGGCGGCGACAATCCAGGAAGCTCCCCGTAATGTTAGTACTCTATCTGCATTTGAATACCAGCAAAGAAATGACGCTATTTCAGTGATCCAGGATTTGGAAATGGGTGTTAGAGAAGAGGCTGTCATTACCCTTGTTGTTAGTGATGATGTTGGGGATATGGGGAATGCGAAAGAAAGTAGCAGCATGATAGGAATTGGACAGGATGGGAATGGAATCCAACCATTGAGAAGGTCCGTTTCAATGAGTTCTTCTCTTTGTCAAGGCCAAGTTTTCTCCGTTGCTGATATATTACGCATTAGTGAAGAAGATGAGGATCTCCAAATGGAATGTCATTTCCAATCATCATTGGGAATTGGATCCTCAAAACAATTTGATGGAGAATATTGCAAGTCAAATTGCAGAAATGGGGTTCTCAATCTGGTCAGAAGTCCTCTAGCAATGAAGAGATCCATTTCCACAGGAAGATTTATGTTCTCCAGGTATGAAAAGGATCGAAATTCTATTCTCCCCAATTGA